One Brevibacillus choshinensis genomic window carries:
- a CDS encoding methyl-accepting chemotaxis protein has product MKLGARVLILLLLAGIVPLTSAGVFAYNESRQELLSSSKATLEALRNSNKEQVENYFRERSRNLDTLAASSTVVTALAEFRGVWEQGRESPAYQEVELKRTKELKMEVARYGFANAYLLNDKGEVVYQTKPQKDLGTSLLQGMYADSVLGQTVQKAFKGQSTEMSDLRPYEPSGGVPGVFIATPIFENGYIIGQLAVEVTLDYISRQLSQREGLGETGKIYLVGADKLMRSELGEGQETLLKQKVDTPIVDQVLLTQQFRGTTESVDYRGQQVLVSYDQVKVGKMTWALLAEMDMTEILNGPNRIMKAMLIFNGVVLVVIVGISLYTANWLRRSFRGMLKVAGRIGEGDFATPVPQWLLGRKDELGDLARSLLSMRDQLLGILLQVRQAAGSVSESVKEIHGNTSEIASSSQQIVQVVDQVAASADNQMDKMGQTLQLAVDLTNDVAGVTDNVEQVSLSSQEMKRHTAAGRQAVTAVIDSMEEINRSVESATDVIHELEKRSQDISRIISVISEIARQTNLLALNAAIEAARAGEHGKGFAVVAGEVRKLSEGTNEAALQIARMITDVQKDTAAAVARMAEGAETTAHGLRTARQSGEMFQQIEQNIIRVTQEMESVREAFNRMAPDARQVVAVAEEVSSASAQAAAGVQSISAAVEEQSAAMELIVSSADQLARLAEELRGSLATFVLTEN; this is encoded by the coding sequence ATGAAGCTTGGGGCGCGGGTATTGATTTTGCTGCTGTTGGCTGGGATCGTGCCGCTGACATCAGCAGGGGTTTTTGCGTACAACGAATCCAGGCAGGAACTATTGAGCAGCAGCAAAGCCACCTTGGAGGCACTACGCAACAGCAACAAGGAGCAAGTAGAGAACTACTTTCGAGAGCGTTCCCGCAACCTGGATACGTTGGCCGCTTCGAGTACGGTGGTCACGGCATTGGCTGAGTTTCGGGGAGTCTGGGAGCAGGGGCGAGAATCTCCGGCTTATCAGGAAGTCGAGCTGAAGCGCACGAAGGAACTGAAGATGGAAGTAGCCAGGTACGGCTTTGCAAATGCCTACCTGTTAAATGACAAAGGCGAAGTGGTGTACCAGACCAAGCCGCAAAAAGATTTAGGCACGAGCCTGCTGCAGGGAATGTACGCTGATTCCGTGCTTGGGCAAACCGTTCAAAAGGCATTCAAAGGGCAGAGCACGGAAATGTCTGATCTTCGTCCCTACGAACCGTCAGGAGGCGTGCCAGGTGTGTTCATCGCGACGCCGATTTTTGAAAACGGCTATATCATTGGTCAGTTGGCGGTAGAGGTAACGCTGGACTACATATCCCGGCAACTAAGCCAGCGAGAAGGTCTCGGTGAAACCGGAAAGATCTATCTCGTCGGTGCCGATAAATTGATGCGATCCGAGTTGGGAGAGGGGCAAGAAACGCTATTGAAGCAGAAGGTAGATACCCCGATCGTGGATCAAGTTTTGCTGACCCAGCAATTCAGGGGGACGACCGAGAGTGTGGACTACCGGGGACAACAGGTGCTCGTCTCCTATGATCAAGTCAAAGTAGGCAAAATGACATGGGCGCTGCTCGCTGAAATGGATATGACAGAGATTTTAAACGGCCCAAACCGGATTATGAAAGCCATGCTGATCTTCAATGGCGTCGTGCTCGTCGTAATCGTTGGCATTTCATTGTATACGGCCAATTGGCTGCGCCGCTCCTTCCGCGGCATGCTGAAGGTGGCAGGGCGCATCGGCGAAGGAGATTTTGCCACACCTGTCCCGCAGTGGCTGCTGGGGCGCAAGGATGAGCTGGGTGATCTGGCCAGGTCGCTGCTTTCCATGCGGGATCAGCTACTCGGGATCTTGCTGCAGGTAAGACAAGCGGCAGGTTCCGTCTCTGAGTCAGTCAAAGAAATTCACGGCAATACGAGTGAAATCGCATCCTCGAGCCAGCAGATCGTGCAAGTCGTGGACCAGGTGGCGGCATCAGCGGATAACCAGATGGACAAGATGGGGCAGACCTTGCAGCTGGCAGTCGACCTGACGAATGATGTAGCGGGAGTCACGGATAATGTGGAGCAAGTCTCGTTGTCTTCGCAGGAGATGAAGCGGCATACGGCAGCAGGCAGACAGGCTGTGACTGCTGTCATCGACAGCATGGAAGAGATCAATCGCTCCGTGGAATCCGCGACGGATGTCATTCACGAGCTGGAGAAGCGGTCCCAGGACATTTCGCGCATTATCTCAGTCATTTCCGAAATTGCCCGTCAGACCAACCTCCTGGCGCTCAATGCGGCGATCGAGGCTGCCCGTGCGGGAGAGCATGGAAAAGGGTTCGCTGTCGTAGCGGGAGAAGTGCGAAAGCTGTCTGAGGGAACCAATGAGGCTGCCCTGCAGATCGCCAGGATGATCACAGATGTGCAAAAGGATACGGCTGCTGCTGTCGCACGTATGGCAGAGGGGGCGGAGACAACGGCTCACGGTTTAAGAACGGCACGCCAATCCGGCGAGATGTTCCAGCAGATCGAACAAAACATCATCCGCGTCACGCAGGAGATGGAGAGCGTCAGAGAAGCGTTCAACCGGATGGCCCCAGATGCCAGACAGGTAGTGGCAGTGGCGGAGGAAGTGTCATCGGCGTCTGCACAGGCGGCGGCAGGAGTTCAGAGCATCTCTGCAGCAGTCGAAGAACAGAGCGCTGCGATGGAGCTCATCGTGAGTTCAGCAGACCAGCTGGCTAGGCTAGCGGAGGAACTGCGCGGGTCGCTTGCGACGTTTGTGTTGACTGAAAATTGA
- a CDS encoding N-acetyltransferase produces MSVAKALTVRQATIKDVDAMLEIVNEYAQQGLMLPRTKLSFLEHLQSFIVAHDGDTVVGVAGLHILWEDLAEIRSLAISEKAKGMGVGKHLVLHLVEECRNLGIKRVLALTYQKAFFEKCGFWIVAKETLPQKVWKDCINCSKLPMCDEIAMIFETE; encoded by the coding sequence ATGAGTGTTGCGAAAGCGCTGACTGTGCGTCAAGCCACAATCAAAGACGTCGATGCGATGTTGGAAATCGTTAATGAATATGCACAACAGGGATTGATGCTTCCCCGGACCAAACTTTCCTTTTTGGAACATTTGCAGTCGTTTATCGTCGCGCATGATGGAGATACGGTCGTAGGTGTGGCTGGCTTGCATATTTTGTGGGAAGATCTCGCGGAAATTCGCTCGTTGGCCATTTCCGAAAAAGCGAAAGGGATGGGAGTGGGGAAACACCTGGTGCTCCACCTGGTCGAGGAATGCCGCAATCTGGGAATCAAGCGTGTGCTGGCATTGACCTATCAAAAAGCCTTCTTTGAGAAATGCGGATTCTGGATCGTCGCGAAAGAAACGCTGCCGCAAAAAGTATGGAAAGACTGCATCAACTGTTCCAAATTGCCTATGTGCGATGAAATTGCGATGATTTTTGAAACAGAATGA
- a CDS encoding TetR/AcrR family transcriptional regulator has product MTTRRERKKRETREKIFNSAIKLFKQHGFEATTIDMISEEADVARGTIFLHFTSKEAILANWGYERLHEIEERREEWDYDDNCKAKVLRIYKIMNEVTVTNFDFIKVVVESSMKHRKVLENEKNMYFELRQLFADLIEEAQEKKQLKAKFNPLVAANMLENIYYNALYDWVRSEGAWALEEIMEEKVSIVFEGLVEESS; this is encoded by the coding sequence TTGACTACCAGGCGCGAACGAAAAAAGCGAGAAACACGTGAAAAAATCTTCAATTCCGCCATCAAGCTTTTCAAGCAGCACGGATTTGAAGCCACCACCATCGACATGATCTCGGAAGAGGCAGATGTCGCGCGGGGGACGATCTTCCTGCATTTCACTTCAAAGGAAGCCATCCTCGCCAACTGGGGCTATGAGCGTTTGCACGAGATTGAAGAACGCCGAGAAGAGTGGGACTACGATGACAACTGCAAGGCCAAGGTGCTGCGAATCTACAAGATCATGAATGAAGTGACGGTCACGAACTTTGATTTCATCAAGGTGGTCGTGGAGTCTTCGATGAAGCATCGCAAAGTGCTTGAAAATGAAAAGAACATGTATTTTGAACTGCGCCAGCTTTTCGCCGACCTGATTGAAGAGGCGCAAGAAAAGAAACAGCTGAAAGCCAAGTTCAATCCTCTCGTGGCAGCGAACATGCTGGAAAACATTTACTACAACGCACTGTATGATTGGGTGCGCAGCGAGGGTGCCTGGGCTTTGGAAGAGATCATGGAAGAAAAGGTCTCCATCGTATTCGAAGGGCTGGTCGAGGAATCATCCTAG
- a CDS encoding peptide ABC transporter substrate-binding protein has protein sequence MIPSKKRWIGRAWKAVLAAGLSVSLAACAQNQEAAKPSVQNHPAPAAQSTPAPAPESKEPEQVLRLNNFTEPLSLHPGLITDVWSSNVIFQTFEGLTRIDKNGVPQPAIADAITASDDLLTYTFKLRDNAKWSNGDPVTAQDFESAWKWTLDAKNGSEYAYQLFYVKNAEAAFNGKAKPEEIGVKAQDDKTLVVQLENPTPFFLELTAFYTYFPVNAKVMKEHPDWAKEAGPNYTTNGPFKLASWEHKTKLVLEKNENYWDAGSVKLTKIEMNMINDANTELSMLENGDLDWAGAPTGNLPLDAMQSLKEKGLLEITPKAGTYWYEFNTLQKPFNNKKIRQAFAYAINRKDLVDNVTQGGELVATAVVPPTMFAENEQGLFKDNDVENAKQLLAEGMQEEGYASVDKLPPITLSYNTEEAQAKIAQAVQDMWQKNLGVHVKLENQEWNVYYENVKNGKYQVARMGWTGDFNDPINFLEIFRTKDGNNHTNWEKKEFADLLAASSKEKDAAKRKEILRDAEKILVDEMPVIPFYFKSTVYAKNPNLKDVVISGLGNVQYKWAKFE, from the coding sequence ATGATACCTAGCAAAAAACGTTGGATAGGGCGCGCATGGAAAGCCGTGTTGGCGGCAGGTTTGAGCGTATCACTTGCCGCTTGTGCCCAAAATCAGGAGGCAGCAAAACCAAGTGTTCAGAATCACCCTGCACCGGCTGCCCAGTCAACCCCTGCGCCCGCACCGGAGTCCAAGGAGCCGGAGCAAGTGCTTCGGCTGAACAACTTTACGGAGCCGCTGTCTCTCCACCCGGGGCTCATCACCGATGTCTGGTCCTCCAATGTCATTTTCCAGACGTTTGAGGGGCTCACCCGCATCGACAAAAACGGGGTGCCGCAGCCAGCCATCGCTGATGCCATCACAGCCTCCGACGATTTGCTGACGTATACCTTCAAGCTGCGGGACAACGCCAAATGGTCTAATGGAGATCCGGTGACGGCCCAAGATTTTGAAAGCGCCTGGAAATGGACGCTGGATGCCAAAAACGGCTCGGAGTACGCGTACCAGCTGTTTTACGTGAAAAATGCCGAAGCGGCTTTCAATGGAAAGGCGAAGCCAGAGGAAATCGGAGTAAAGGCACAGGACGACAAAACGCTGGTCGTTCAGCTGGAGAATCCGACGCCCTTTTTCCTGGAGCTGACGGCTTTCTATACGTACTTCCCTGTGAATGCGAAGGTAATGAAGGAGCATCCGGACTGGGCAAAGGAAGCGGGTCCGAATTACACGACCAACGGCCCGTTCAAGCTGGCGTCCTGGGAGCATAAAACCAAGCTCGTCCTGGAGAAGAACGAGAACTATTGGGATGCTGGGTCCGTGAAGCTGACCAAGATCGAGATGAACATGATCAACGACGCCAATACCGAGCTGTCCATGCTGGAGAATGGCGATCTGGATTGGGCAGGTGCGCCGACTGGCAACTTGCCGCTCGATGCGATGCAGTCGCTGAAAGAAAAGGGCCTGCTGGAAATTACCCCGAAAGCGGGCACATACTGGTATGAGTTCAATACCTTGCAAAAGCCGTTCAACAATAAAAAAATCCGCCAGGCGTTCGCCTATGCGATCAACCGAAAAGACCTGGTGGACAATGTGACGCAGGGTGGCGAGCTTGTTGCGACCGCTGTCGTGCCGCCGACCATGTTTGCGGAAAATGAGCAGGGACTGTTCAAGGACAACGACGTGGAAAATGCCAAGCAGCTGCTGGCGGAGGGAATGCAGGAAGAGGGCTATGCGAGCGTAGACAAACTGCCGCCGATCACGCTATCCTACAATACCGAAGAAGCGCAGGCGAAGATCGCGCAGGCTGTTCAGGACATGTGGCAGAAGAATCTGGGCGTTCACGTCAAACTGGAAAATCAGGAATGGAACGTCTATTACGAAAACGTGAAAAATGGGAAATATCAGGTAGCGCGGATGGGGTGGACGGGGGATTTCAACGATCCGATCAACTTCCTGGAGATCTTCCGCACCAAGGACGGCAATAACCATACAAACTGGGAGAAGAAAGAGTTCGCCGATCTGTTGGCCGCATCGTCGAAAGAAAAAGATGCTGCGAAGCGCAAGGAGATTCTCCGAGACGCGGAAAAAATCCTGGTCGACGAAATGCCGGTCATCCCGTTCTACTTTAAATCCACGGTGTATGCGAAAAACCCGAATTTGAAGGATGTCGTGATTTCAGGTTTGGGGAATGTGCAGTACAAGTGGGCCAAGTTTGAATAA
- a CDS encoding ATP-binding protein: MLFIKDILLQLLFIIVPVLLYKNVWLDQKKSKHLGIQAGLVVLLSSLSVIFCMSFPIHTDGGMRFDLRSIPLIITILYGGYIPGIIVSVVMFSYRLYLGGDGIAVAIIAFSAYCILPFYLVRRWYGLSFRKKLGLTILMGFIKESSAVSMTTILLVSQGLPFGSIYDRIVPIVNISFLYILTIGATVYLVEFIRESYFIRIQVERSEKLNLISELAASVAHEVRNPLTVVRGFVQLLREETNPKNNEYIKLVLTELDRAEWIISDYLNLAKPHGDVMSLIELTHLVSETTALMSSYAVMNGVEIVTKAEPELHVISSAVKLKQALMNLMKNGIEAMGNGGILHVAVELADSSVVIVIRDEGVGIPPEQISQIGLPFYSTKEKGTGLGLMVTCRIIEAMHGTIQFESELGKGTQVVIHLPAVL, translated from the coding sequence ATGTTATTCATCAAAGATATATTGCTGCAATTATTATTTATTATCGTCCCTGTACTGCTTTACAAAAACGTTTGGCTTGATCAGAAGAAATCAAAACACTTGGGAATTCAAGCAGGGCTCGTGGTTTTGCTCAGTTCGCTTAGCGTTATTTTTTGCATGAGTTTTCCCATCCATACCGACGGCGGAATGAGGTTTGACCTGCGTTCGATTCCTCTGATCATCACGATTCTTTACGGAGGGTACATTCCAGGCATCATTGTCTCCGTCGTGATGTTCAGCTACCGCCTGTACCTGGGCGGAGATGGCATTGCCGTCGCGATCATCGCTTTTTCCGCGTATTGCATCCTCCCATTTTACTTGGTGAGGCGATGGTACGGATTGTCATTTCGCAAAAAGCTGGGGCTCACCATCTTGATGGGATTCATCAAAGAATCCTCTGCCGTCTCGATGACAACCATCCTGTTGGTGTCACAGGGGCTGCCTTTTGGATCGATATACGATCGCATCGTCCCGATCGTGAACATTTCGTTTCTCTACATTTTAACGATTGGAGCCACTGTTTATCTGGTGGAGTTCATCCGGGAGTCTTACTTTATCCGGATTCAGGTGGAACGTTCGGAAAAGCTCAATCTGATCAGCGAGCTTGCAGCCAGCGTGGCCCATGAAGTGCGCAATCCGCTGACGGTGGTGCGCGGTTTCGTCCAACTGCTTCGAGAAGAGACGAATCCCAAGAACAATGAATACATAAAGCTTGTCTTAACGGAGCTCGACCGTGCCGAATGGATCATTTCGGATTATCTGAATTTGGCCAAGCCCCATGGAGATGTGATGAGTCTGATCGAGCTGACGCATCTCGTCTCCGAGACGACCGCACTGATGTCCTCCTACGCGGTCATGAACGGAGTGGAGATTGTGACGAAGGCAGAGCCAGAGCTGCACGTCATCAGCAGTGCGGTCAAGCTCAAGCAGGCCTTGATGAATCTGATGAAAAACGGGATCGAGGCCATGGGGAATGGCGGCATTCTGCATGTCGCCGTAGAGCTGGCGGATTCCTCTGTGGTCATCGTGATCCGCGACGAAGGAGTAGGGATTCCTCCGGAGCAAATCAGCCAGATCGGTCTGCCTTTTTACTCGACAAAAGAAAAAGGCACGGGACTCGGGCTGATGGTGACCTGCCGCATTATCGAAGCCATGCATGGAACGATTCAATTTGAGAGCGAGCTGGGGAAGGGCACGCAGGTGGTCATTCATCTGCCTGCTGTTCTTTGA
- a CDS encoding DUF3656 domain-containing U32 family peptidase, whose product MRNGIKREDIELLAPAGNWDCLKAAVANGANAIFFGVEKFNARARAENFHMADLPEIMSYLHMYGVKGFLTFNILVFENELEDARELIDACIHAGVDAVIVQDLGLVKLIREISPDFPIHGSTQMTITSPEAVEFTKPFDIERVVLGRENSLKEIKKIGEKAKLPMEVFVHGALCVSYSGQCLTSEMWGGRSANRGECAQACRLPYDLMVDGVQKDMGNIAYVLSPKDLAALELVPELIEAGVTSFKIEGRLKSPEYVANVVSKYRAAIDRYFDGLDVAPSQTEIRELQQSFSRGFTHGFLEGTNNKTLVDGSFPKSRGVFLGTVKKLLPSAVLVEITSPVKRGDGIVFDAGDPTQKEEGGRIYDIHSRGKKIEGEISKGLYEIVMGRNDVNLKRLHVGDRVWKTSDPELDKRLRKTFETEKPYHTFPLSVHVSGKLGEKLSVTFVDKLASHAVSISSEMNLEAALKRPLSAELLHDQLSRLGGSIFRLDAADLTVDLDGDLIVPVSELNRMRRDAVEQLAFLRSKPPVYRHQDVNVYADVPVRQPVEKPILTALCRSLEQLEAAAQTDVDFLYADFEFVKQYPEGVKLAHKYGKKIGIATMRIHMPDENGVLALIAKSNPDAILIRNTGALYYFLSRRDEIKIPLIGDFSLNVANHKAVELFLGAGLSRVTPSYDLNIQQMVDLLSRSNAADMELVIHQHMPMFHTEHCVYCTFLSEGTDHTNCGTPCETSRVSLKDRVGFSHPVRVDTGCRNTVYNAIDQSGAEYLKEFRSLNVGSYRIEFLEEEPERVKEVISLYRLALRGEVSGTHVWRTLKATNQLGVTRGQLTK is encoded by the coding sequence ATGCGAAATGGTATCAAGCGTGAAGATATTGAGCTTTTGGCCCCCGCCGGAAACTGGGACTGTCTGAAAGCAGCTGTCGCCAATGGAGCCAATGCCATCTTTTTCGGAGTCGAAAAGTTCAACGCACGTGCGCGCGCGGAGAACTTCCATATGGCTGATTTGCCAGAGATCATGTCGTACTTGCACATGTACGGTGTGAAAGGATTCCTCACCTTTAATATTCTCGTGTTTGAAAACGAGCTGGAGGATGCGCGCGAGCTGATTGACGCCTGTATCCATGCCGGGGTCGATGCCGTCATCGTTCAGGACCTCGGTCTCGTTAAATTGATCCGGGAGATTTCTCCGGACTTCCCGATCCACGGCTCCACCCAAATGACGATCACCTCGCCGGAAGCGGTAGAGTTTACAAAGCCGTTTGACATCGAGCGCGTGGTGCTCGGTCGGGAAAACTCGCTCAAGGAAATCAAAAAGATCGGGGAAAAAGCCAAGCTGCCAATGGAAGTATTCGTCCATGGCGCTCTTTGCGTTTCCTACTCCGGTCAATGCCTGACATCGGAAATGTGGGGCGGTCGTTCCGCCAACCGCGGTGAGTGTGCGCAGGCTTGCCGCTTGCCATACGACCTGATGGTGGACGGCGTGCAAAAGGATATGGGCAACATCGCCTATGTGCTCTCCCCTAAAGATTTGGCTGCTCTCGAATTGGTGCCGGAGCTGATTGAAGCAGGCGTGACTTCCTTCAAGATCGAAGGACGCCTGAAATCACCGGAATATGTAGCCAACGTCGTCAGCAAGTACCGCGCCGCCATCGACCGTTATTTCGATGGTCTGGACGTGGCTCCATCCCAGACGGAGATCCGCGAGCTGCAGCAGAGCTTCTCCCGCGGTTTTACGCACGGCTTCCTGGAGGGCACGAACAACAAGACTTTAGTTGATGGCTCGTTCCCGAAAAGCCGCGGCGTTTTCCTCGGCACCGTCAAAAAATTGCTTCCGAGCGCCGTTCTCGTCGAGATCACATCTCCCGTCAAACGCGGGGATGGTATCGTCTTTGACGCCGGCGATCCGACGCAAAAAGAAGAAGGCGGACGGATCTACGACATCCACTCTCGCGGCAAGAAGATCGAAGGGGAAATCAGCAAAGGCCTTTATGAAATCGTCATGGGCCGCAATGACGTGAACCTGAAACGTCTGCATGTCGGTGATCGTGTATGGAAGACCAGCGATCCAGAGCTGGACAAACGCCTTCGCAAAACGTTCGAAACAGAAAAGCCGTACCACACCTTCCCGCTCTCCGTACATGTGAGTGGCAAGCTGGGTGAAAAGCTGAGCGTCACCTTTGTCGACAAGCTCGCCTCTCATGCAGTCTCGATTTCCTCGGAGATGAATTTGGAGGCTGCGCTGAAACGGCCGCTCTCAGCCGAACTGCTCCACGATCAATTGAGCAGACTGGGCGGCAGCATCTTCCGCCTGGATGCAGCGGATCTGACGGTCGATCTCGACGGCGATTTGATTGTTCCCGTCAGCGAATTGAACAGAATGCGCCGCGATGCAGTCGAACAGCTCGCGTTCCTGCGCTCCAAACCGCCTGTCTACCGTCATCAGGATGTCAACGTGTATGCGGACGTTCCCGTTCGTCAGCCAGTGGAAAAGCCGATTTTGACGGCCCTGTGCCGCTCTTTGGAGCAGCTGGAAGCCGCCGCACAGACCGATGTGGATTTCCTGTACGCCGACTTCGAGTTCGTCAAGCAGTACCCGGAAGGCGTGAAGCTGGCGCACAAGTACGGCAAAAAGATTGGGATCGCAACCATGCGCATTCACATGCCGGATGAAAATGGCGTACTCGCTCTGATCGCAAAGAGCAATCCGGATGCCATCCTGATTCGCAATACCGGCGCTCTCTACTACTTCCTGTCGCGCCGAGATGAAATCAAGATCCCGTTGATCGGAGATTTCTCTCTCAACGTCGCGAATCATAAAGCAGTGGAGCTGTTCCTTGGCGCAGGACTGTCCCGAGTGACGCCGTCCTACGACTTGAACATCCAGCAGATGGTCGACTTGCTCAGCCGCTCCAATGCGGCCGATATGGAGCTGGTCATCCATCAGCACATGCCGATGTTCCATACCGAGCACTGCGTGTACTGCACCTTTCTCAGCGAGGGCACGGATCATACGAACTGCGGGACGCCATGCGAAACCTCTCGCGTCTCCCTCAAGGACCGCGTCGGCTTCTCCCATCCGGTTCGGGTGGATACCGGTTGCCGAAATACCGTGTACAACGCCATTGACCAATCTGGCGCGGAGTATCTGAAGGAATTCCGCTCCCTGAATGTGGGCAGCTACCGGATCGAATTCCTCGAGGAAGAGCCGGAGCGTGTAAAAGAAGTCATCAGCCTGTATCGCCTTGCCTTGCGTGGAGAGGTAAGCGGAACCCATGTATGGCGTACCTTGAAAGCGACCAACCAGCTGGGCGTCACTCGCGGCCAGTTGACCAAATAA
- a CDS encoding DUF1128 domain-containing protein encodes MADLNQPSVENLAVLIEGIKSKLNMANTAVMRPEDFDLAHYEDLLYLYNMVQKKTAFGINEMTAIVEELGAMRKQG; translated from the coding sequence ATGGCTGATCTGAATCAACCGTCTGTAGAAAACCTTGCTGTTTTGATCGAAGGCATCAAGTCCAAGCTGAACATGGCCAACACCGCAGTGATGCGTCCGGAGGATTTTGACCTGGCGCATTACGAGGACCTTTTGTACCTGTACAACATGGTGCAAAAGAAGACGGCATTCGGCATCAACGAAATGACGGCAATCGTCGAAGAGCTGGGCGCCATGCGCAAGCAAGGGTAA